The Lacipirellula parvula genome window below encodes:
- a CDS encoding 6-phosphofructokinase — MSKRIGILTSGGDCPGLNAVIRGVVKASWQLGYECLGFLKGYEGLYDPVRYITLTPKNTAGILTQGGTILGSTNKGRFAATVGVQDRVDLDPELLEGVAGTVKQLGIEGLVCIGGDGSLAVAQQFHEYGIPVVGVPKTIDNDLSATAYTFGFSSAVACATDALDRLHTTAAAHERIMVLEVMGRHAGWIALHAGIAGGGDVILIPEIPWTFENVCHKILDREVNGKHFTLVVVAEGAHLPTGEMVGEERRGAQKKLGGIGPLIARELEERLHREARTVVLGHLQRGGAPTTFDRVLATQYGAHAVRLIVEKKFGQMICYNPPDMGSVPIIEAVHQIRLVDSEGAAVQAARALGISFGDCEAGTSPFVCSVDSDDVQTAEDVEMDAEFTLDLADAATEEALLP; from the coding sequence ATGAGCAAACGGATCGGTATTCTCACCAGCGGCGGCGACTGCCCGGGCCTCAACGCGGTCATTCGCGGCGTCGTCAAAGCCTCGTGGCAGCTCGGTTACGAGTGCCTCGGCTTTCTCAAGGGATATGAGGGACTCTACGATCCCGTTCGTTACATAACGCTCACGCCGAAAAACACTGCCGGCATCCTCACGCAGGGCGGCACGATTCTCGGCTCGACGAATAAAGGCCGCTTTGCTGCAACGGTCGGCGTGCAAGATCGCGTCGATCTTGATCCCGAACTGCTCGAGGGCGTTGCTGGTACAGTGAAGCAACTCGGCATCGAGGGCCTCGTCTGCATCGGCGGCGACGGTTCGCTGGCCGTCGCTCAGCAGTTCCACGAATACGGCATCCCGGTCGTAGGCGTTCCGAAGACGATCGACAACGATCTTTCCGCTACCGCCTACACGTTTGGCTTCTCGAGTGCCGTCGCCTGTGCGACCGACGCGCTCGATCGGCTCCACACGACGGCCGCCGCGCACGAGCGGATCATGGTCCTCGAAGTGATGGGCCGCCACGCTGGGTGGATCGCATTGCATGCCGGGATCGCCGGCGGCGGCGACGTGATCCTTATTCCCGAAATTCCGTGGACGTTTGAAAACGTCTGCCACAAAATTCTCGACCGCGAAGTCAACGGCAAGCATTTTACGCTGGTCGTCGTCGCCGAAGGGGCTCACCTCCCGACCGGCGAAATGGTCGGCGAAGAGCGCCGCGGCGCGCAGAAGAAGCTGGGCGGCATCGGCCCGCTGATTGCCCGCGAACTTGAAGAGCGGCTCCATCGCGAAGCCCGCACCGTGGTCCTCGGCCACTTGCAACGCGGCGGAGCGCCGACGACTTTCGACCGCGTGCTCGCCACCCAATACGGCGCCCATGCCGTACGCCTGATCGTCGAGAAAAAGTTCGGCCAAATGATTTGCTACAACCCGCCGGATATGGGCAGCGTGCCGATCATCGAGGCGGTCCACCAGATTCGACTCGTCGACAGCGAAGGCGCCGCCGTCCAAGCGGCCCGGGCGCTCGGCATCAGCTTCGGAGATTGCGAGGCGGGGACGAGCCCTTTCGTCTGTAGCGTGGACTCCGACGACGTTCAGACCGCCGAGGACGTCGAAATGGATGCTGAGTTCACGCTTGATTTGGCGGATGCCGCAACGGAAGAAGCGCTGCTGCCGTAG
- a CDS encoding polyprenol monophosphomannose synthase, producing MKLLVAIATYNEIENLPTLVPAIRAQLPNADVLVVDDNSPDGTGQWCDEEAARSPWFSVIHRAGKLGLGSASWTAMQTSIERGYDWLATLDADWSHPPEALPRMIAASSNVDLVIGSRYCHGGEIHGWPLGRRVVSRVMNVATRAALGTPVRDASGACRLYRVEKLAELDFGDLKATGYAYLEEILWQLHRRGARFAEVPIAFTDRRAGASKVGVNEAVGKVKVLARLAGRRLRGD from the coding sequence ATGAAGCTGCTCGTTGCCATCGCCACTTACAACGAGATCGAGAATCTGCCGACTCTCGTGCCGGCGATCCGCGCGCAGCTCCCCAACGCCGACGTGCTCGTGGTCGACGATAACTCACCCGACGGCACCGGCCAGTGGTGCGATGAAGAAGCCGCCCGCTCGCCCTGGTTCTCGGTGATTCACCGTGCGGGCAAGCTCGGCCTTGGTTCGGCGTCGTGGACAGCGATGCAGACGTCGATCGAACGCGGCTACGACTGGCTTGCGACGCTCGACGCCGATTGGAGCCATCCGCCTGAAGCGTTACCGCGAATGATCGCGGCATCGTCCAACGTCGACTTGGTGATCGGCTCGCGTTACTGTCACGGCGGCGAGATCCACGGTTGGCCACTGGGCCGTCGCGTTGTCAGCCGAGTGATGAACGTCGCCACGCGTGCCGCTCTCGGCACGCCGGTGCGCGACGCCAGCGGCGCCTGCCGACTCTATCGCGTCGAGAAGCTCGCGGAACTCGACTTCGGCGACCTCAAGGCGACGGGCTACGCCTATCTCGAAGAGATCCTCTGGCAGCTCCATCGTCGCGGCGCACGGTTTGCTGAAGTACCGATCGCCTTTACCGATCGTCGCGCGGGCGCCTCGAAAGTCGGCGTCAACGAAGCGGTCGGCAAAGTGAAAGTGCTCGCACGCCTCGCGGGTCGACGCCTGCGAGGCGATTGA
- the glmS gene encoding glutamine--fructose-6-phosphate transaminase (isomerizing): MCGIVGYIGPEQAADFLVAGLRRLEYRGYDSAGIVCAERGTLSIVKSAGRVDELASLLKRVPARGSLGVGHTRWATHGPATDENAHPHVGGNGVLALVHNGVIENFRPIKERLQQKGYVFHSQTDSEAVAHLIADELAMLPTSLDDALDPYAPLIAAVQAALAQLRGTYGLAIVFRDWPDVIVAARLGSPLVIGVGDHEKYIASDGSPLAGHTDQIVYLADHELAVITADSIRVVHRDQGDVEHDVKQLTIDASDVELGGFPHFMLKEIFEQPETVRNAMRGRLDRDAATAKFGGLNLTPQQLRAIDRFVLTACGTSWHSALVGEYMIETLARVPVEVEYASELRYRNPPLTPTTLLFALTQSGETIDTLAALREMKRKGHPTMAICNVVGSTIAREADGGIYLHAGPEIGVASTKAYTSQCVVMALLALHFGRLHHLSYEAGLRIIDDLERLPEQVEKALETNAECRRIAAKYAGCENFLYLGRLYNFPTALEGALKLKEISYIHAEGYPAAEMKHGPIALVDEHTPSVFIVPRCGVYDKVVANVEEIKARGGPVIAIVEEGDHEVAQIADDVLEIPATADFLQPIVAAIPLQLLAYHIAVLRGCDVDKPRNLAKSVTVE, translated from the coding sequence ATGTGCGGCATTGTTGGCTACATCGGCCCGGAACAAGCGGCTGACTTTTTGGTCGCAGGTTTGCGGCGTCTCGAGTACCGCGGCTACGACAGCGCCGGCATTGTCTGCGCCGAGCGCGGCACACTGTCGATCGTCAAAAGCGCCGGCCGCGTCGACGAACTCGCCTCGCTGCTGAAGCGCGTTCCTGCCCGCGGGTCACTGGGCGTCGGGCACACCCGCTGGGCGACGCACGGCCCAGCGACCGACGAAAACGCTCACCCCCACGTCGGCGGCAACGGCGTGCTGGCGCTGGTGCACAACGGCGTCATCGAAAACTTCCGCCCGATCAAAGAGCGACTGCAGCAGAAGGGCTACGTCTTCCACAGTCAGACTGATAGCGAAGCGGTCGCCCACCTCATCGCCGACGAACTGGCGATGCTGCCGACGTCGCTCGACGACGCGCTCGATCCGTACGCGCCGCTGATCGCTGCTGTGCAAGCGGCGCTCGCGCAGCTCCGCGGCACCTACGGCTTGGCGATTGTCTTCCGCGATTGGCCCGACGTAATCGTCGCCGCGCGGCTCGGCAGCCCGCTGGTCATCGGCGTCGGCGATCACGAAAAATACATTGCGAGCGACGGCTCGCCGCTCGCTGGGCACACCGATCAGATCGTTTACCTTGCCGACCATGAGCTGGCCGTCATCACGGCCGACTCGATCCGCGTCGTCCATCGCGACCAGGGGGACGTCGAACACGACGTCAAGCAACTCACCATCGACGCGAGCGACGTCGAACTCGGCGGCTTTCCCCACTTCATGCTCAAAGAGATCTTTGAGCAGCCAGAAACTGTCCGCAACGCGATGCGCGGCCGACTCGATCGCGATGCGGCGACGGCAAAGTTCGGCGGACTGAATCTTACGCCGCAACAACTGCGAGCGATCGACCGCTTCGTGCTGACCGCGTGCGGTACGAGCTGGCATTCAGCACTCGTCGGCGAGTACATGATCGAGACGCTCGCCCGCGTGCCGGTGGAAGTTGAATATGCCAGCGAACTGCGTTACCGCAACCCGCCGCTGACGCCGACGACGCTGCTGTTCGCGCTGACGCAAAGCGGCGAGACGATCGACACGCTCGCCGCCCTGCGCGAGATGAAGCGTAAGGGCCACCCAACGATGGCGATTTGCAACGTCGTCGGCAGTACGATCGCCCGCGAGGCCGACGGCGGCATTTACCTGCACGCCGGGCCGGAAATCGGCGTCGCCTCGACGAAAGCCTACACTTCGCAGTGCGTCGTGATGGCGCTGCTCGCTCTGCACTTCGGGCGGCTGCATCACCTCAGCTACGAAGCGGGTTTGCGGATCATCGACGACCTCGAACGGCTGCCGGAGCAAGTCGAGAAGGCGCTCGAAACGAACGCCGAGTGCCGCCGCATCGCCGCGAAGTACGCTGGCTGTGAGAACTTCCTCTACCTCGGTCGGCTCTACAACTTCCCCACGGCGCTCGAAGGAGCGCTGAAGCTGAAAGAAATCAGCTACATCCACGCCGAAGGCTACCCGGCGGCGGAGATGAAGCACGGCCCGATCGCGCTCGTCGACGAACACACGCCGAGCGTCTTCATCGTCCCGCGCTGCGGCGTCTACGACAAAGTGGTGGCCAACGTCGAGGAGATCAAAGCCCGCGGCGGGCCGGTGATCGCGATTGTCGAAGAGGGCGACCACGAAGTCGCTCAGATCGCCGACGACGTGCTAGAAATCCCCGCGACGGCCGACTTCCTGCAGCCGATCGTCGCGGCGATCCCGCTGCAGTTGCTGGCGTACCACATCGCCGTGCTCCGCGGCTGCGACGTCGACAAGCCGCGGAACTTGGCGAAGAGCGTGACCGTCGAATGA
- the kdsB gene encoding 3-deoxy-manno-octulosonate cytidylyltransferase — MPTPITPLRRILVIPARRRSTRLPDKMLLRAAGKSVIQHTYEAAQSVRHAQLVLIATDDEEIAAECRRFGAPVVMTSPDCPSGTDRVAEAVAGYPAAEIIVNLQGDEPDADAKAIDRLFELLESTPSAAMATLATPIRDRHKLDDPSCVKVVFAADGRALYFSRSPVPHAREWDDRLLAAEPATFHQHIGIYGYRRSLLMQMPKWPVSPLEQIEKLEQLRVLENGESILVAVTQRATRGIDTPEDFADFVARRAA, encoded by the coding sequence ATGCCGACGCCAATTACCCCGCTTCGCCGGATTCTCGTCATTCCCGCCCGCCGCCGGTCGACGCGGCTGCCGGACAAGATGCTACTGCGGGCTGCTGGCAAGTCGGTCATTCAACATACGTACGAAGCGGCCCAGTCGGTTCGCCACGCCCAGTTGGTGCTGATCGCCACAGACGACGAGGAGATCGCCGCCGAGTGCCGCCGCTTTGGCGCCCCGGTGGTAATGACGAGCCCCGACTGCCCGAGCGGCACCGACCGAGTCGCCGAGGCGGTTGCCGGGTACCCCGCCGCTGAGATCATCGTGAACCTCCAAGGCGACGAACCCGACGCCGACGCGAAGGCAATCGACCGGCTGTTCGAACTCCTCGAATCGACCCCCTCGGCCGCAATGGCGACCCTGGCGACGCCGATCCGCGACCGCCACAAGCTGGACGACCCGTCGTGCGTGAAGGTGGTGTTCGCCGCCGACGGCCGGGCCCTCTACTTCTCGCGCAGCCCCGTCCCCCACGCCCGGGAATGGGACGACCGCCTGCTCGCCGCCGAGCCGGCGACCTTCCACCAGCACATCGGCATCTACGGCTACCGCCGCTCGCTGCTGATGCAGATGCCCAAGTGGCCGGTCAGCCCGCTCGAGCAAATCGAAAAGCTCGAACAGCTCCGCGTTCTTGAAAACGGCGAGTCGATCCTGGTCGCCGTCACGCAACGGGCGACCCGTGGGATCGACACGCCGGAAGACTTTGCCGACTTCGTTGCCAGGCGCGCAGCGTAG
- a CDS encoding alpha-galactosidase, whose amino-acid sequence MAMVRFLLGLSLALGLLADATRVEAGYENELNIAQQWFDAGFGEDVSKLPFSFKLGEESSATVLGRAKRSSEDKQLEGGRTERTIVWADETTGLETRVVVVKYSDYPNIEWTVRFTNKGDKDTPVLSAIEGLDIHQTVPTNAQTILHHMKGSYVAQNDFEPYEMGLTQRTSATFRSFGGRGTNGCWPYFNVNWGNTGLIVAIGWPGQWNASFDRDGTTGLAIRAGQENANFKLTPGETARTPLMVLQWYAGDWVDGQNAWRRWMVAHNVPRVDGKLPGQQLLANSSHQFAEMINANEENQKQMIDRYLEEKLPLAYWWMDAGWYVNDGNWVTTGTWEVDKKRFPNGLRAITDHAHSKGVKAIVWFEPERVAAGTWLDKERPQWLLSPLPNPGDQSYLDGWKLLNLGNPEALDWAIKHISGLIESEGIDLYRQDFNMDPLMYWRNGEAEDRQGITENHYVEGYLAYWDGLLANHPHLRIDTCSSGGRRLDLETLRRSVPLIRSDYLFEPIGQQGHTHGISSWLPYYGNGTLVGKSAIGQNTTEGINEYDFRSHVANSLTAAWDMRDKTLDYDKLRELSAEHARIGELYMGDYYPLTRHSISSKDWIAWEFNNPETGKGVVQAFRREENTQPTQTFRLRGLDPAAQYEIESQGSDKSWTESGAVLMDQGLEVKLKPRTADVLFLTKQAAK is encoded by the coding sequence ATGGCAATGGTGAGATTTCTCCTTGGACTAAGCCTCGCGCTGGGATTGTTGGCAGACGCAACGCGGGTTGAAGCCGGTTACGAAAACGAGCTAAACATCGCTCAGCAGTGGTTCGACGCCGGCTTCGGCGAGGACGTCTCGAAGCTCCCGTTCAGCTTCAAGCTGGGCGAAGAGTCGTCTGCCACGGTGCTGGGTCGCGCGAAGCGTTCGAGCGAAGACAAACAGCTCGAGGGCGGTCGCACGGAGCGCACGATCGTGTGGGCCGACGAGACGACCGGACTCGAGACGAGGGTTGTCGTCGTTAAGTACTCCGACTACCCCAACATCGAATGGACGGTTCGGTTCACCAACAAGGGTGACAAAGATACGCCGGTGCTGTCGGCCATCGAGGGGCTCGACATCCATCAAACCGTGCCGACCAACGCGCAAACGATTCTGCACCATATGAAGGGTTCCTACGTCGCGCAGAACGACTTCGAACCTTACGAAATGGGCCTGACGCAACGGACGTCGGCGACCTTCCGTTCGTTCGGCGGCCGCGGCACGAATGGCTGCTGGCCGTACTTCAATGTGAACTGGGGCAACACGGGACTCATCGTGGCGATTGGCTGGCCGGGGCAGTGGAATGCGTCGTTCGACCGCGACGGCACGACTGGACTCGCGATTCGCGCTGGCCAGGAAAACGCCAACTTCAAGCTGACGCCGGGCGAGACGGCACGCACTCCGCTGATGGTCCTCCAGTGGTACGCGGGCGATTGGGTCGACGGGCAGAACGCATGGCGCCGCTGGATGGTGGCCCACAACGTGCCGCGGGTCGACGGCAAACTGCCGGGGCAGCAATTGCTGGCCAACAGCTCTCATCAGTTTGCGGAAATGATCAACGCGAATGAAGAAAATCAAAAGCAGATGATCGATCGCTATCTCGAAGAGAAGCTGCCGCTGGCCTACTGGTGGATGGACGCCGGCTGGTACGTGAACGACGGCAATTGGGTGACCACCGGCACGTGGGAAGTCGATAAAAAGCGATTCCCCAACGGCCTCCGCGCCATTACCGACCACGCCCACTCGAAGGGAGTGAAGGCGATCGTCTGGTTCGAGCCGGAACGAGTCGCCGCGGGAACTTGGCTCGACAAAGAACGGCCGCAGTGGCTGCTCAGCCCGCTGCCGAACCCGGGCGACCAAAGCTACCTCGACGGTTGGAAACTCCTCAACCTCGGCAATCCCGAGGCGCTCGATTGGGCGATCAAGCACATTAGCGGCTTGATCGAAAGCGAAGGGATCGATCTTTACCGCCAAGACTTCAACATGGACCCGCTCATGTACTGGCGGAATGGCGAAGCCGAAGATCGGCAAGGCATCACCGAGAACCACTACGTCGAAGGCTACCTCGCCTACTGGGACGGCTTGCTGGCCAATCACCCGCACTTGCGCATCGACACCTGCTCCAGCGGCGGGCGGCGGCTCGATCTGGAAACCCTGCGCCGCAGCGTGCCGCTGATTCGCAGCGACTACCTGTTCGAGCCGATCGGCCAACAGGGGCACACGCACGGGATTTCCTCTTGGTTGCCCTACTACGGCAACGGCACACTCGTCGGCAAGAGCGCCATCGGCCAGAACACGACCGAGGGGATCAACGAGTACGACTTCCGCAGCCACGTGGCGAATTCGCTCACCGCTGCCTGGGACATGCGGGACAAAACGCTCGATTACGACAAGCTGCGGGAACTCTCCGCCGAGCATGCCCGCATTGGCGAGCTCTACATGGGCGACTACTACCCGCTGACGCGGCACTCGATCTCGTCGAAGGATTGGATCGCGTGGGAGTTCAACAACCCCGAAACCGGCAAGGGCGTCGTACAGGCGTTCCGCCGCGAGGAGAACACGCAGCCGACGCAAACGTTCCGCTTGCGCGGACTCGATCCAGCAGCGCAGTATGAGATTGAATCGCAAGGCTCCGACAAGAGCTGGACCGAATCAGGCGCCGTGCTGATGGACCAAGGGCTTGAAGTGAAGCTTAAGCCGCGCACTGCCGACGTGCTGTTCCTGACGAAACAGGCCGCCAAGTAG
- a CDS encoding SDR family oxidoreductase, with product MFPAGDPVPEIPLPLLITGVAGVAGYNAFDYFSQRYPGRVIGIRQADNWKLSAPGIVACDAEDREELNRLFDRWQFGSVLDCAGNCALRACELDTRLAWRTNVEGLVNLASIIVERNVRLVHASIDLVFAGRDGGSYVEGDPTDPVTVYGKTMVAAEQVLFDWLPQACTVRISLPMGVSFNGHAGAIDWIQSRFKKGRPATLYFDEVRTPTYTDCLNRLFERLLASDLAGLYHAGGPTRLSLYEIAQVVNRVGGYDPKTLMGCLRHAAGPIPPRAGNVAMDSTKLSVALGIEPFTPWPYDESLVPTGPEWHYERGPERGSPELIAEVLYRNPYYATVNQRFA from the coding sequence ATGTTCCCTGCAGGCGATCCAGTCCCCGAAATCCCGCTCCCGCTGCTCATCACCGGCGTCGCCGGCGTGGCCGGATACAACGCGTTCGACTACTTCTCGCAGCGGTATCCTGGCCGGGTGATTGGGATTCGGCAGGCCGACAATTGGAAGCTCTCGGCGCCCGGCATCGTCGCGTGCGACGCAGAGGATCGCGAGGAACTGAACCGGTTGTTCGATCGCTGGCAGTTCGGTTCGGTGCTCGATTGCGCCGGCAACTGTGCACTGCGGGCGTGCGAACTCGACACGCGGCTTGCCTGGCGGACGAACGTCGAAGGGCTCGTCAATCTCGCGTCGATCATCGTCGAACGCAACGTGCGGCTCGTGCATGCGTCGATTGATCTCGTCTTCGCCGGTCGCGACGGCGGCAGCTACGTCGAGGGCGATCCGACCGACCCGGTGACCGTCTACGGCAAGACGATGGTCGCCGCCGAGCAGGTGCTGTTCGATTGGTTGCCGCAGGCGTGCACGGTGCGGATCTCGCTGCCGATGGGCGTCAGCTTCAACGGGCACGCGGGGGCGATCGATTGGATTCAGTCGCGGTTCAAGAAAGGTCGGCCCGCAACGCTGTACTTCGACGAGGTGCGTACGCCGACATACACCGACTGCCTCAACCGCTTGTTCGAGCGACTGCTGGCAAGCGATCTCGCCGGTCTCTATCACGCCGGCGGACCAACCCGGCTGTCACTGTACGAGATCGCCCAAGTCGTCAATCGCGTCGGTGGCTACGATCCGAAGACGCTGATGGGCTGCCTGCGGCATGCCGCCGGGCCAATCCCGCCGCGAGCCGGCAACGTGGCGATGGACTCGACGAAGCTGTCGGTCGCGCTCGGCATCGAACCGTTCACCCCATGGCCGTATGACGAATCGCTTGTGCCCACCGGGCCGGAGTGGCACTACGAGCGTGGCCCAGAGCGCGGCTCACCAGAGCTGATCGCGGAGGTGCTCTACCGCAATCCGTACTACGCCACAGTGAACCAGCGATTCGCTTAG
- a CDS encoding NUDIX hydrolase, with protein sequence MLSTSRFDVIEVMQATRQGGNRPRQVIIHPGAVVILPMVDDDHVCLIRNERVAVGKTLVELPAGTMEPPATPLQMAVRELKEETGYTAERWREMPAFYMSPGILREQMHSFVAEGLTAGEHAREAGENIDNLVVPWSEAIAMVESGEIEDAKTICALLMWDRLRAR encoded by the coding sequence TTGCTATCAACCTCTCGGTTCGACGTGATTGAGGTGATGCAGGCGACGCGGCAGGGAGGCAACCGCCCTCGGCAAGTGATCATTCACCCTGGCGCCGTCGTCATTTTGCCGATGGTCGACGACGATCATGTCTGTCTCATTCGTAATGAACGAGTGGCCGTCGGCAAGACGCTGGTCGAACTTCCCGCCGGCACGATGGAGCCGCCGGCAACGCCGCTGCAGATGGCCGTCCGCGAGTTGAAGGAAGAGACCGGCTACACGGCCGAGCGTTGGCGGGAGATGCCGGCGTTCTACATGTCGCCCGGCATCCTGCGGGAGCAGATGCATTCGTTCGTCGCCGAGGGCCTCACCGCCGGCGAGCACGCCCGCGAGGCGGGGGAGAACATCGACAATCTAGTAGTTCCGTGGAGCGAGGCGATCGCGATGGTCGAGAGCGGCGAGATTGAAGATGCGAAGACGATCTGCGCGCTACTGATGTGGGACCGGCTCCGAGCACGCTAG
- a CDS encoding metalloprotease: MNRSAAGSWSFSLGRWRGVEVRLHVHFPILVLLTLWLASLPTVGRVGDNEVFTIPNASLGLVILLASVLLHEGMRALAARRVGGRTNLIVIGPTGGWSQPHLPSDPPAHLVTAMAGPLTYLVIIISAACGLAIAGEDNLLHIFSPFAPRFTHQDSLGMMALQITVWVNTWLLLVNLLPVQPFDGAEVLRSILWPLVGRASASASSAHIAYGAALVSAVLAITFQDQQLNEFVPQWLPLALLSVLLLYGGNRAARQRQYDVGLDIDQWESDDEQWLNAEWIDDDRTAVLVEHLQQKQQEVLDRKRREREDREDARVDDILARMHEVGFDQLSEEEQAVLKRASRRYRQRQQRVEDVPGRPGAI, encoded by the coding sequence ATGAATCGCAGCGCCGCAGGTAGTTGGAGCTTCAGCTTAGGCCGTTGGCGCGGCGTCGAAGTTCGTTTGCACGTCCACTTCCCGATCCTCGTATTGCTGACGCTCTGGCTCGCCAGTTTGCCGACCGTTGGTCGCGTCGGCGACAACGAAGTCTTCACCATTCCGAACGCCAGCCTGGGCCTGGTGATTCTGTTGGCGAGCGTCCTGCTGCACGAAGGGATGCGGGCGCTCGCCGCGCGCCGCGTCGGCGGGCGGACGAACCTGATCGTCATCGGCCCGACCGGGGGTTGGTCACAGCCTCACTTGCCGTCCGATCCGCCGGCCCACCTCGTCACGGCGATGGCAGGTCCGCTGACTTACTTGGTGATCATCATCTCCGCGGCATGCGGCTTGGCGATCGCCGGCGAAGACAATTTGCTCCATATCTTCTCGCCATTTGCACCGCGATTCACCCATCAAGATTCGCTCGGCATGATGGCCCTGCAGATCACGGTTTGGGTGAATACCTGGCTGCTGCTGGTGAACTTGCTACCCGTGCAGCCGTTCGACGGCGCCGAGGTGCTGCGGAGCATCCTCTGGCCGCTGGTCGGCCGAGCATCGGCGTCGGCTTCATCGGCTCACATCGCGTATGGCGCCGCTCTCGTCTCGGCGGTGTTGGCGATCACGTTCCAAGATCAGCAGCTAAACGAATTCGTTCCGCAGTGGCTGCCGCTGGCGCTCCTTTCCGTGCTGCTCCTCTACGGCGGCAACCGTGCCGCTCGCCAACGGCAGTACGATGTAGGTCTCGACATCGACCAGTGGGAGTCGGACGACGAGCAGTGGCTCAATGCCGAATGGATCGACGACGATCGCACCGCCGTCTTGGTCGAGCATCTGCAGCAGAAGCAACAGGAAGTCCTCGACCGTAAGCGGCGGGAACGCGAAGATCGCGAGGATGCGCGGGTCGATGATATTCTCGCCCGGATGCATGAGGTTGGATTCGACCAACTGAGCGAAGAAGAGCAGGCGGTGCTCAAGCGGGCGAGCCGTCGCTACCGGCAACGGCAGCAGCGCGTGGAAGACGTTCCCGGGCGTCCTGGCGCAATCTAA